Below is a genomic region from Paludicola sp. MB14-C6.
GACTTATAGATGATGGAAAAGATTTATTAGTACCATATCGTAGACCAATGACAAAACAAGGCTTTTTTAAGAAATATGATTTTTCATATGATGAATATTTTGACTGTGTAGTATGTCCAAACAATAAAGTTTTACACTATTCCACCACGAATAGAGAAGGATACAAAGAATTTAAAAGCAATCCAAACGACTGTAAAATCTGTGGGTTTCGTTACAAATGCACTGAAAGTAAAGAATTCCAGAAACAATACACAGTTCATGTTTGGCATGAGTACTTAGAGCAAGTTTCAGATATTCGTTATGCAATAAAATACAAAGATCTTTATGCACAGCGAAAAGAAACGATTGAGCGAGTTTTTGCTGATGCGAAAGAAAAATACGCAATGCGTTATACACCTTATCGAGGTCTTGCCCAAGTAACAAACTGGGTTAGGCTTAAATTTGCGTGCATGAACCTTAAAAAGCTGGCAATACATAAGTGGAGGGTGAACTCTCCTTTTTGTATCCTTTCCACTTTTTTCAAATTTTCAACCATATATTCAAAAGCCCGACTTTGGTTACGCCAAAATCGGGCTTTTTCTTCAGACTGAAATAGTATTACGATTGTAATACTATTCTACTCCCCGTAATACCAGTTAAAGCCTGTGGCTTTAAGCTGTTCCAAGTCGTCGGTAAGACGACTATTCCTGCCTTCCCACTAGTGTGGGGAGGTAACGGGGCGTTGCCCCTTTTGTGTAGGGCGCCTGCCCTACACCCGGTACTAATAAAATAAAAAGAAGGAAGTGACTACTATTAGCGATCTAATACCAATTTGTTTTAAGGTCGATAAAGAAACTGATAATACTTTAAATTCATTGGTTGCAAAAAAAGGTGGTAACAAGTCAGAAATGGTTCGCCGTTTGGTTAACATCGGCTTAGAAAAAGAACTAGCAAAAGAGAGCATTGATTTTGTTAGGGACCAAATAAACGAGGAAATCAAATCAACTTGTTTTCCTCAATTTGAACGGGTTGCAAAACTTAACGCTAAAATAGGTTATCAAAGTGTTGCAAATTTTTACTTGCTTGCTTACATCATGGATAGTATTTTACCGCCTACTAAACATAAAGAGTTTGAAGAAATAAAGCGTAATGCAAAAGCAATGGCAATTGCTTATTTAAAACTTACTCCAGAAGAGTTTGATGATTTTATGAAGAGCGAAACAATTGCTCTTGATATGCTAGATCTAAAATGATATATTAAAAAGAAAAGGAGCGATTTTAAATGCCAGAAGCAACAAATTATTATACACCTACAGAAGACGACATTGCTTATGTAGATGAAATGGCAACATTCTACAACATACCTCGTGAGGAAGCGTTAGAACGGTTTTTATCTGGTAATATTGAAGGTAATGAACTTACTGAAGATGAAATAGCTGAGCTCGAAGAACAATAATATAACGTGGAAAAGGGATAGAGAAATCTATCCCTTTATCTATTGGAAAGGAGCATACTAATGAGCAGGGTAGTATTTAAGCAATGGATTTATAAACCGAATAAAAAAGGAACACCTAAGGCAATATCACGAATGTTAGAATACATTGCTACTCGCCCTGGTGTTGAATTAGGAAACTTAAATTTAAATCAAGAACTCAAAAGTATAGATAGCGATACACAATTTGAAAAGGAATTATATGTTCAATACATTGCAACCCGCCCTGGCGTTGCGACGGATGAACAACCTCATGGTTTGTTTGGCCGATTATCAAATATGGACGAGATGGACGATATTGAAGATTTAGAATCAATAAGAGGTTATGTTGAAGATCTCGCACATTCTAAAAAGACTATCTATAATGCAATTATTTCTCTTGAAGAAAAAGATGCAATCAATAAAGAGATAACAACTAGAGATGCATGGGCAAATTTAATAAATAAAAACATCAATGATATAGCAAGAGAAATGGGTATCACTCCACGCACTCTAGAGTGGTGTGGAGCTGTTCATATGGAAAAAGGTCATCCGCACGTACACCTAATGTACTGGGATACATCACAAACAATTGGTATTAACTATATTGATCCTGAAAAATCTAATACAATTCGGAAGAAGCTAATCGATGATCTATTTCATGATGAAATAGTTTCATTACGAAAAGATAAAGACTTATTAGTAAAGCAACTAATGGAACAAATAACCGACAGCAATACTAGTTCTCTTTCTTCTGTAGTAAAAGCCATTAAGGAAAATCCTAAAGATGATTTATATGCATTATCCCAAACTTTTTCAGATATTAACTACAAAATATTAAATCGTCGTACTACCAATGAAAATGCTCCATATCTGTTCAGTCAACTCATGAATCTGAATGAACAAATAAACAAGGAGTATGAAAATGGTGCTTTTAAGTATCAATACTTACCTCAATCAGTAAAAGATACACTAGATAAAATCAGCTTATCAATTATAAAAAGTGACTCAGATATTGTAAAAACATACGAAAGCTTTTTAAATGTTTCAGCTGAACAAGCTAATATGCATGGTGGTAAAAAGAATGTAAATTACTATGTTGATAAGCAAAAAAGAAAGTTAAATCAAGATGTTGGTAATAAAATTCTAAAAGCACTAAAAGAGATTCGTGATTTACATCCATCATTGCAACATGAACAAAAGGACATTACTTTTTTTGACATTCAAGATGAGAAAAGTTTGATGAACGAAACTCCTTTGGAAACCAACATTGATCAAGAAGGCACCATTTATTACACTGGACAAATAGAAAAGCAAGAAATTGAATCAGTAAATGAAAACCCAACAGAGAAAAGCAATAGTAATCATGAACCATATGAGAAACCAAGCAGTAAGAAAAAGAAACTGGAATCTGCTGATAAGAAGTATTACGTTAATTGGAACAAAGATTTTAAGAAAGCAAAAAGTTTATTGCATGATGATCCCCCAAACTTTGATGATTCTTTGATGATCTTAAAACGTGAAGCTGAAAAAGGTAATGCTATTGCAATGTTTGATATAGCACGTTTTTATGTAGATGGATTGGGTGTTGATATTAACAACGAGGAAGCTTTTAATTGGTATGAAAAGTCACTCATTGCATTTGGCAAGATTGAAGAGAATACACCATCACCTTATGTAGAATACAAAATGGGAAAAATGTATTTATCAGCTTTAGGAACTACACAAGATTTAGAAAAAGCTAGTTTATTGTTAAGTCAATCAGCAAATAGTGGTTATAAGTATGCACAATATACTTTGGGTGGTATGTATTACCGAGGTCAAGGTGTAGAACAATCCTATGAAAAGGCGTTTGAGTTATATTCGAAATCACACGAACAAAGTTTTCCTTATGCTTCTTTTGAATTAGGTAAAATGTATCGTGATGGTGTAGGAGTTGAAATAAACCCGATTAAGGCTAATGAATGTTTTGCAGTTGCTTTTGAAGGCTTTTGTAAATTAGAAGATGAGAGCCATGATGATATGTTACAGTATCGTATCGGGAAAATGTTACTAGAAGGAATGGGGGTAGATGAAGACCGTCCCAGAGCTATTACTTATTTTGAGAAGTCAGCACAGCTTAATAATACGTTTGCACAATATCAATTAGCTAAACTTATTTTGTCCGATGAAACATCCTCTCTAGAAAAAAAGGAAGAAGCAATTCAATGGTTATCTCTTTCAGCTGATGGTGATAATCAGTTTGCTCAATATGCATTAGGTAAAATCTATATTAAAGGTAATGATGCAGAGCAAAACATTGAAAAAGGTATTTCTCTACTCACTCGATCTGCAGAACAAGACAACCAGTATGCACAATATACTTTAGGTAAGCTTTACATCGATGGCGCTGATGTAGAGCAGAATGTTGATAAAGGCATTGGTTTACTTTCTCAATCTGTAGAGCAAAGTAACCAGTATGCTCAGTATACTTTAGGTAAGCTCTACATTGAAGGAATTGTTGTTGAACAAGATTTGCAAAAAGGTATTAACCTATTTATTCAATCTGCAGAGCAAGGCAACCAATTTGCTCAGTATGCTTTAGGTAAGCTTTACATTGAAGGAGCTGATGTTGAACAAGACATTAAAAAAGGTGTGGATTTGCTCAATCAATCTGCAAAGCAAGGCAACCAGTTTGCTCAGTATGCTTTAGGTAAGCTTTACATTGAAGGAGCTGATGTTAAACAAGACATTAAAAAAGGTGTGGATTTGCTCAATCAATCTGCGGAGCAAGGCAACCAGTTTGCACAGCATATGCTAGGTAAGCTTTACATCGAAGGTACTACTACCGTGGAACAAAACATAAAGAAAGGTATCGGCTTGCTTTCTTTATCAGTAGAACAAGGCAATCAATTTGCCCAATACACGTTGGGTAAGCTTTATATCAATGGAACCGATGTAGAGCAGAATGTTAATAAAGGTATTGATTTACTTTCCCAATCTGCAGAGCAAGATAACCAATTTGCACAATATTCTTTGGGTAAATTCTATATTGAAGGAATTACTGTTCCACAGAACATTAAAAAAGGTATGGATTTTCTATTCCAATCTGCAGAGCAAGAAAATCAATTTGCTCAATATACTTTAGGTAAATTATATATTGAGGGCACTACTATTCCTCAGAACATAAAAAAGGGTATGAATTTTCTATTCCAATCTGCAGCACAAGAAAATGAATTTGCACAATACACTTTAGGTAAGCTTTACATTGATGGCACTACTGTTCCACAGAACATTAAGAAAGGTATGGATTTTCTATTCCAATCTGCAGCACAGGAAAATCAATTTGCTCAATACACTTTAGGTAAGCTTTACATCGAGGGTTCTATTGTTCCGCAAGATGTGAATAAAGGCTTATATCTACTTATTCAATCAGCAAACCAAGGAAATCAATTTGCTCAATACACACTAGGAAAACTTTATTTAGAGGGTAAGGTTGTACCATACAGCAAATTAGAAGCATTTAAATGGTTAGGAATGGCTGCACAGCAAGATAATCAATATGCATTACTTATTATGAATAGTCGTCAAGAAGAACGCATAGTACTCATTAGTTTGATGCAAGGTATACTTGACACTGTAGCTGAAAATAGCAATCGAGCCGTAACTAATAAAAATAAAAAAATAAATCGTGACATGTCAAAGGCACTTAAAGCCGAAATTATGAAAAACTTACAAGACAATTCTATTGAATGGGGTGATTAAAAATGAAAAAGCAAACGGTAGCAAAAGTTACTATGATATTTCTATTATGTATTATTTCAATGCTTTGTTCTTCGGTCCTTTCAAATTTTTTAATAATGACAATAAAGCAACGACCACAAGACGCATTTAAAATAAGTTGCTTTATGCAAAGTATATCATCAGACCAAAAACATCTGATGTTATTTTTTATTTTATCAGTAATGATAATGATTTTTCTTTGTTACATAATTTTTTGGAAACGCAGTAATGCTCATTCCAAAAG
It encodes:
- the mobP3 gene encoding MobP3 family relaxase; its protein translation is MSRVVFKQWIYKPNKKGTPKAISRMLEYIATRPGVELGNLNLNQELKSIDSDTQFEKELYVQYIATRPGVATDEQPHGLFGRLSNMDEMDDIEDLESIRGYVEDLAHSKKTIYNAIISLEEKDAINKEITTRDAWANLINKNINDIAREMGITPRTLEWCGAVHMEKGHPHVHLMYWDTSQTIGINYIDPEKSNTIRKKLIDDLFHDEIVSLRKDKDLLVKQLMEQITDSNTSSLSSVVKAIKENPKDDLYALSQTFSDINYKILNRRTTNENAPYLFSQLMNLNEQINKEYENGAFKYQYLPQSVKDTLDKISLSIIKSDSDIVKTYESFLNVSAEQANMHGGKKNVNYYVDKQKRKLNQDVGNKILKALKEIRDLHPSLQHEQKDITFFDIQDEKSLMNETPLETNIDQEGTIYYTGQIEKQEIESVNENPTEKSNSNHEPYEKPSSKKKKLESADKKYYVNWNKDFKKAKSLLHDDPPNFDDSLMILKREAEKGNAIAMFDIARFYVDGLGVDINNEEAFNWYEKSLIAFGKIEENTPSPYVEYKMGKMYLSALGTTQDLEKASLLLSQSANSGYKYAQYTLGGMYYRGQGVEQSYEKAFELYSKSHEQSFPYASFELGKMYRDGVGVEINPIKANECFAVAFEGFCKLEDESHDDMLQYRIGKMLLEGMGVDEDRPRAITYFEKSAQLNNTFAQYQLAKLILSDETSSLEKKEEAIQWLSLSADGDNQFAQYALGKIYIKGNDAEQNIEKGISLLTRSAEQDNQYAQYTLGKLYIDGADVEQNVDKGIGLLSQSVEQSNQYAQYTLGKLYIEGIVVEQDLQKGINLFIQSAEQGNQFAQYALGKLYIEGADVEQDIKKGVDLLNQSAKQGNQFAQYALGKLYIEGADVKQDIKKGVDLLNQSAEQGNQFAQHMLGKLYIEGTTTVEQNIKKGIGLLSLSVEQGNQFAQYTLGKLYINGTDVEQNVNKGIDLLSQSAEQDNQFAQYSLGKFYIEGITVPQNIKKGMDFLFQSAEQENQFAQYTLGKLYIEGTTIPQNIKKGMNFLFQSAAQENEFAQYTLGKLYIDGTTVPQNIKKGMDFLFQSAAQENQFAQYTLGKLYIEGSIVPQDVNKGLYLLIQSANQGNQFAQYTLGKLYLEGKVVPYSKLEAFKWLGMAAQQDNQYALLIMNSRQEERIVLISLMQGILDTVAENSNRAVTNKNKKINRDMSKALKAEIMKNLQDNSIEWGD